A region of Mastacembelus armatus unplaced genomic scaffold, fMasArm1.2, whole genome shotgun sequence DNA encodes the following proteins:
- the fadd gene encoding FAS-associated death domain protein has protein sequence MSSLKFPSLLLDISSQLSADQLDKMKFLCRDMIGKRDMEKVSNGLKLFQRLMERGELGADNTEFLSKLLEEIQRQDLLEKLRSFESQSGNSHSQPDQTERAKLDISTEVISENLGRNWRKLGRKLGLNEVKLESISSKHPTDLEETAVELLKEWRRIRGAEAQTKDLIGALRACEFNLTADKVEDRLTACGY, from the exons ATGAGCTCCTTAAAGTTTCCCTCCCTGTTGTTAGACATTTCCAGCCAGCTGTCCGCTGATCAGCTGGACAAGATGAAGTTTCTGTGTCGAGACATGATCGGGAAACGGGACATGGAAAAAGTCAGTAACGGATTAAAACTGTTCCAGCGGCTGATGGAGAGAGGCGAACTGGGAGCCGACAACACGGAGTTTCTGTCTAAGCTCCTGGAAGAAATCCAGCGACAGGACCTCTTAGAGAAATTAAGGAGTTTTGAAAGTCAGTCTGGAAACAGCCACAGTCAACCGGACCAGACCGAGAGAG CCAAACTGGACATTTCCACCGAGGTGATCTCAGAGAACCTGGGAAGGAATTGGCGTAAACTGGGCCGCAAACTTGGTTTGAATGAGGTCAAGCTGGAATCCATCAGCAGTAAGCATCCCACAGACCTGGAGGAGACAGCGGTGGAGCTGCTGAAAGAATGGAGGAGGATTCGAGGAGCTGAAGCACAAACAAAGGATCTGATCGGAGCCCTGAGAGCCTGCGAGTTCAACCTGACTGCTGACAAAGTGGAGGACAGACTGACTGCCTGCGGATACTGA
- the ano1a gene encoding anoctamin-1a isoform X3, whose product MQRDEYLPVPGEEKNLDVDDVNIEAESNESIPMKKLYLDDGSSLHPHLGPYFSDGQRRVDYVLAYEIEKPSSIRHRSSRFSGNKFIQRLRRSFNRSSSRAALHPKADPEIAAQEQRTDYHEDDKRFRREEFEENLLEMGLELEKDERSKIPEMGFVKIHAPWNVLCREAEFMKLKMPTKKVYEVKQGSNVVENVRQFIHKVTAPLHPKIEPSRPQNVKSLCHPFSREKQHLFDLSDRDRFFDSKTRSSIVYQILKRTRCTKAKYSMGITSLLANGVYMSAYPLHDGDIDGVNAESNDRKLLYEEWACYSVFYKYQPIGLIRKYFGEKIGLYFAWLGVYTQMLIPAAIIGVIVFLYGCATVDDNIPSMEICDPRNNITMCPLCDHACSYWELVTACGTARASHLFDNAATVIFSIFMALWAVLFMEHWKRRQMRLNYTWDLTGFGEEEQVENKDHNRAEYELRVMQKAMKQEQSNSKDEKVKLTCTDRMPAYLTTMVTMCFLIVLTFAIVFGVILYRISIKAALHMSNYPAARSNIRATVKTTAAIINLIIIIILDEIYGSIARWLTTLEVPKTDKSFEERLIFKAFILKFANAFTPIVYLAFFRGRLVGRPGKYLYVVGSYRMEECAHAGCLMELCIQLCITMLGKQLIQNNLFEIGIPKLKKLLRRRKSDLDSKQEEELNRTMQRYEKDHFLGPFVGLSPEYMEMIIQFGMVTLFVASFPLAPLFALLNNIIEIRLDAKKFVTELRRPIAVKAKDIGIWYNILRGLSKVAVIVNAFVISFTSDFIPRLVYQHMFSPDGTLHGFVNHSLSYFNVTDFQPGTEPVEPMHLGYKVEICRYKDYREPPWSSTPYQLSKDFWAILAARLAFVIVFQNVVMLMSDFVDWLIPDIPKDISVQMHKEKILMVEVFMKEEQGKRLAAQDNQNQDKCASPSSDNQSPPQPRSRPISHAN is encoded by the exons cCAATGAAGAAGCTTTATCTGGATGATGGCTCATCCCTGCATCCACATCTGGGCCCATACTTCTCTGATGGCCAGCGCCGGGTGGACTATGTGCTGGCATACGAGATTGAAAAGCCCAGCAGCATCCGACACCGGTCATCCAGGTTTTCTGGCAATAAATTCATCCAGCGGCTTCGGCGCAGCTTTAACAGGAGTAGCAGCCGAGCCGCGTTGCATCCAAAAGCAGATCCGGAGATTGCTGCTCAGGAGCAACGGACTGACTATCATGAAGATGACAAACGCTTCAGGCGGGAAGAGTTTGAGGAAAACCTGCTGGAGATGGGGCTGGAGCTGGAAAAGGATGAAagg AGTAAGATCCCTGAAATGGGCTTTGTGAAGATTCATGCTCCCTGGAATGTCCTGTGTCGTGAAGCAGAGTTCATGAAGCTCAAAATGCCAACAAAGAAG GTTTATGAAGTGAAACAAGGCAGCAATGTGGTGGAGAATGTCCGACAGTTCATTCACAAAGTCACAGCTCCTCTACACCCAAAAATCGAACCCAGTCGGccacaaaatgtcaaatctcTCTGTCACCCTTTctccagagagaagcagcattt ATTTGATCTTTCTGACAGGGACAGGTTCTTTGACAGCAAGACCAGGAGCTCAATA GTATATCAGATACTGAAGAGGACAAGATGCACCAAAGCCAAATACTCCATGG GGATCACCAGTCTGCTAGCCAATGGTGTCTACATGTCTGCATATCCTCTGCATGAT GGAGACATCGATGGGGTGAATGCAGAATCTAATGACAGGAAG CTGCTGTATGAAGAGTGGGCCTGTTACAGTGTCTTCTACAAGTACCAACCTATTGGACTCATCAG AAAGTATTTTGGAGAGAAGATTGGACTGTATTTTGCCTGGTTAGGGGTCTACACACAGATGCTGATCCCTGCAGCCATCATTGGAGTCATTGTGTTCCTCTATGGCTGTGCCACTGTTGATGATAACATACCCAG CATGGAGATTTGtgatcccaggaacaacatcacCATGTGCCCGCTGTGTGACCACGCCTGCAGTTACTGGGAGCTGGTGACAGCCTGTGGTACAGCCAGAGCCAGCCACCTGTTTGACAACGCAGCCACGGTCATCTTCTCCATATTCATGGCCCTCTGGG CGGTTCTCTTCATGGAGCACTGGAAGAGACGACAGATGCGACTCAACTACACCTGGGACCTGACAGGCTTcggagaggaggagcag GTGGAAAACAAG GACCACAACCGAGCAGAGTATGAACTTCGGGTCATGCAAAAGGCAATGAAACAAGAGCAGTCCAACTCTAAG gATGAGAAGGTGAAGCTGACGTGTACAGACCGAATGCCAGCTTACCTGACTACTATGGTCACGATGTGCTTCCTG ATTGTTTTGACTTTTGCCATAGTCTTTGGGGTCATCCTGTACCGGATTAGCATTAAAGCGGCACTGCACATGAGCAACTACCCTGCAGCGCGGTCCAACATCAGAGCCACTGTCAAAACCACCGCTGCCATCATcaacctcatcatcatcatcatcttagATGAAATTTACGGTTCCATTGCCCGCTGGCTCACCACACTGG AGGTTCCAAAGACAGACAAGAGTTTTGAAGAACGTCTCATCTTCAAAGCCTTTATCTTGAAGTTCGCCAATGCTTTCACACCAATTGTCTATTTGGCCTTTTTCAGGGGCAG GCTCGTTGGGCGGCCTGGAAAGTACTTGTATGTTGTGGGATCATACAGGATGGAAGAG TGTGCCCATGCGGGCTGCCTTATGGAGCTGTGCATCCAGTTGTGCATTACCATGCTGGGCAAGCAGCTCATCCAGAATAACCTGTTTGAGATTGGCATACC AAAGCTGAAGAAACTGCTCCGGAGGAGAAAGTCCGATTTGGACTcaaagcaggaggaggagctgaacaGAACAATGCAGCGCTATGAGAAAGACCACTTCCTGGGTCCATTTGTTGGCCTCAGCCCTGAGTACATGGAAATGA TCATCCAGTTTGGGATGGTAACTCTTTTCGTGGCTTCCTTCCCCCTGGCTCCACTCTTCGCTCTTTTGAATAACATCATCGAGATTCGCCTGGATGCCAAGAAGTTTGTCACGGAGCTGCGAAGGCCGATTGCAGTGAAAGCCAAAGACATTG GTATCTGGTACAACATCTTGAGAGGCCTCAGCAAGGTAGCGGTCATTGTTAAC GCCTTCGTCATCTCCTTCACTTCCGACTTCATTCCTCGGCTGGTCTACCAGCACATGTTCAGCCCTGACGGCACCCTGCACGGCTTTGTCAATCACAGTCTGTCGTACTTCAACGTCACTGACTTCCAGCCAGGCACAGAGCCTGTGGAGCCAATGCACCTTGGCTACAAGGTAGAAATATGCAG ATATAAGGACTACAGAGAGCCTCCCTGGTCCAGCACACCATATCAACTGTCTAAGGACTTCTGGGCCATTCTGGCAGCCCGCCTTGCCTTTGTTATTGTCTTTCAG AATGTGGTGATGCTTATGAGTGACTTTGTGGACTGGCTGATCCCAGACATCCCCAAGGACATCAGCGTCCAGATGCACAAGGAGAAGATCCTTATGGTGGAGGTCTTTATGAAGGAGGAGCAGGGCAAAAGGCTTGCAGCACAGGACAACCAAAACCAGGACAAGTGTGCTTCCCCCTCATCAGACAATCAGAGCCCACCACAGCCCCGTTCACGGCCCATCTCGCATGCTAACTGA
- the ano1a gene encoding anoctamin-1a isoform X2 — protein MERQDDAVGKLNHGDSSVQTGAPSAREHSGSPQQEQPAIMQRDEYLPVPGEEKNLDVDDVNIEAESNESIPMKKLYLDDGSSLHPHLGPYFSDGQRRVDYVLAYEIEKPSSIRHRSSRFSGNKFIQRLRRSFNRSSSRAALHPKADPEIAAQEQRTDYHEDDKRFRREEFEENLLEMGLELEKDERSKIPEMGFVKIHAPWNVLCREAEFMKLKMPTKKVYEVKQGSNVVENVRQFIHKVTAPLHPKIEPSRPQNVKSLCHPFSREKQHLFDLSDRDRFFDSKTRSSIVYQILKRTRCTKAKYSMGITSLLANGVYMSAYPLHDGDIDGVNAESNDRKLLYEEWACYSVFYKYQPIGLIRKYFGEKIGLYFAWLGVYTQMLIPAAIIGVIVFLYGCATVDDNIPSMEICDPRNNITMCPLCDHACSYWELVTACGTARASHLFDNAATVIFSIFMALWAVLFMEHWKRRQMRLNYTWDLTGFGEEEQDHNRAEYELRVMQKAMKQEQSNSKDEKVKLTCTDRMPAYLTTMVTMCFLIVLTFAIVFGVILYRISIKAALHMSNYPAARSNIRATVKTTAAIINLIIIIILDEIYGSIARWLTTLEVPKTDKSFEERLIFKAFILKFANAFTPIVYLAFFRGRLVGRPGKYLYVVGSYRMEECAHAGCLMELCIQLCITMLGKQLIQNNLFEIGIPKLKKLLRRRKSDLDSKQEEELNRTMQRYEKDHFLGPFVGLSPEYMEMIIQFGMVTLFVASFPLAPLFALLNNIIEIRLDAKKFVTELRRPIAVKAKDIGIWYNILRGLSKVAVIVNAFVISFTSDFIPRLVYQHMFSPDGTLHGFVNHSLSYFNVTDFQPGTEPVEPMHLGYKVEICRYKDYREPPWSSTPYQLSKDFWAILAARLAFVIVFQNVVMLMSDFVDWLIPDIPKDISVQMHKEKILMVEVFMKEEQGKRLAAQDNQNQDKCASPSSDNQSPPQPRSRPISHAN, from the exons cCAATGAAGAAGCTTTATCTGGATGATGGCTCATCCCTGCATCCACATCTGGGCCCATACTTCTCTGATGGCCAGCGCCGGGTGGACTATGTGCTGGCATACGAGATTGAAAAGCCCAGCAGCATCCGACACCGGTCATCCAGGTTTTCTGGCAATAAATTCATCCAGCGGCTTCGGCGCAGCTTTAACAGGAGTAGCAGCCGAGCCGCGTTGCATCCAAAAGCAGATCCGGAGATTGCTGCTCAGGAGCAACGGACTGACTATCATGAAGATGACAAACGCTTCAGGCGGGAAGAGTTTGAGGAAAACCTGCTGGAGATGGGGCTGGAGCTGGAAAAGGATGAAagg AGTAAGATCCCTGAAATGGGCTTTGTGAAGATTCATGCTCCCTGGAATGTCCTGTGTCGTGAAGCAGAGTTCATGAAGCTCAAAATGCCAACAAAGAAG GTTTATGAAGTGAAACAAGGCAGCAATGTGGTGGAGAATGTCCGACAGTTCATTCACAAAGTCACAGCTCCTCTACACCCAAAAATCGAACCCAGTCGGccacaaaatgtcaaatctcTCTGTCACCCTTTctccagagagaagcagcattt ATTTGATCTTTCTGACAGGGACAGGTTCTTTGACAGCAAGACCAGGAGCTCAATA GTATATCAGATACTGAAGAGGACAAGATGCACCAAAGCCAAATACTCCATGG GGATCACCAGTCTGCTAGCCAATGGTGTCTACATGTCTGCATATCCTCTGCATGAT GGAGACATCGATGGGGTGAATGCAGAATCTAATGACAGGAAG CTGCTGTATGAAGAGTGGGCCTGTTACAGTGTCTTCTACAAGTACCAACCTATTGGACTCATCAG AAAGTATTTTGGAGAGAAGATTGGACTGTATTTTGCCTGGTTAGGGGTCTACACACAGATGCTGATCCCTGCAGCCATCATTGGAGTCATTGTGTTCCTCTATGGCTGTGCCACTGTTGATGATAACATACCCAG CATGGAGATTTGtgatcccaggaacaacatcacCATGTGCCCGCTGTGTGACCACGCCTGCAGTTACTGGGAGCTGGTGACAGCCTGTGGTACAGCCAGAGCCAGCCACCTGTTTGACAACGCAGCCACGGTCATCTTCTCCATATTCATGGCCCTCTGGG CGGTTCTCTTCATGGAGCACTGGAAGAGACGACAGATGCGACTCAACTACACCTGGGACCTGACAGGCTTcggagaggaggagcag GACCACAACCGAGCAGAGTATGAACTTCGGGTCATGCAAAAGGCAATGAAACAAGAGCAGTCCAACTCTAAG gATGAGAAGGTGAAGCTGACGTGTACAGACCGAATGCCAGCTTACCTGACTACTATGGTCACGATGTGCTTCCTG ATTGTTTTGACTTTTGCCATAGTCTTTGGGGTCATCCTGTACCGGATTAGCATTAAAGCGGCACTGCACATGAGCAACTACCCTGCAGCGCGGTCCAACATCAGAGCCACTGTCAAAACCACCGCTGCCATCATcaacctcatcatcatcatcatcttagATGAAATTTACGGTTCCATTGCCCGCTGGCTCACCACACTGG AGGTTCCAAAGACAGACAAGAGTTTTGAAGAACGTCTCATCTTCAAAGCCTTTATCTTGAAGTTCGCCAATGCTTTCACACCAATTGTCTATTTGGCCTTTTTCAGGGGCAG GCTCGTTGGGCGGCCTGGAAAGTACTTGTATGTTGTGGGATCATACAGGATGGAAGAG TGTGCCCATGCGGGCTGCCTTATGGAGCTGTGCATCCAGTTGTGCATTACCATGCTGGGCAAGCAGCTCATCCAGAATAACCTGTTTGAGATTGGCATACC AAAGCTGAAGAAACTGCTCCGGAGGAGAAAGTCCGATTTGGACTcaaagcaggaggaggagctgaacaGAACAATGCAGCGCTATGAGAAAGACCACTTCCTGGGTCCATTTGTTGGCCTCAGCCCTGAGTACATGGAAATGA TCATCCAGTTTGGGATGGTAACTCTTTTCGTGGCTTCCTTCCCCCTGGCTCCACTCTTCGCTCTTTTGAATAACATCATCGAGATTCGCCTGGATGCCAAGAAGTTTGTCACGGAGCTGCGAAGGCCGATTGCAGTGAAAGCCAAAGACATTG GTATCTGGTACAACATCTTGAGAGGCCTCAGCAAGGTAGCGGTCATTGTTAAC GCCTTCGTCATCTCCTTCACTTCCGACTTCATTCCTCGGCTGGTCTACCAGCACATGTTCAGCCCTGACGGCACCCTGCACGGCTTTGTCAATCACAGTCTGTCGTACTTCAACGTCACTGACTTCCAGCCAGGCACAGAGCCTGTGGAGCCAATGCACCTTGGCTACAAGGTAGAAATATGCAG ATATAAGGACTACAGAGAGCCTCCCTGGTCCAGCACACCATATCAACTGTCTAAGGACTTCTGGGCCATTCTGGCAGCCCGCCTTGCCTTTGTTATTGTCTTTCAG AATGTGGTGATGCTTATGAGTGACTTTGTGGACTGGCTGATCCCAGACATCCCCAAGGACATCAGCGTCCAGATGCACAAGGAGAAGATCCTTATGGTGGAGGTCTTTATGAAGGAGGAGCAGGGCAAAAGGCTTGCAGCACAGGACAACCAAAACCAGGACAAGTGTGCTTCCCCCTCATCAGACAATCAGAGCCCACCACAGCCCCGTTCACGGCCCATCTCGCATGCTAACTGA
- the ano1a gene encoding anoctamin-1a isoform X1, translating to MERQDDAVGKLNHGDSSVQTGAPSAREHSGSPQQEQPAIMQRDEYLPVPGEEKNLDVDDVNIEAESNESIPMKKLYLDDGSSLHPHLGPYFSDGQRRVDYVLAYEIEKPSSIRHRSSRFSGNKFIQRLRRSFNRSSSRAALHPKADPEIAAQEQRTDYHEDDKRFRREEFEENLLEMGLELEKDERSKIPEMGFVKIHAPWNVLCREAEFMKLKMPTKKVYEVKQGSNVVENVRQFIHKVTAPLHPKIEPSRPQNVKSLCHPFSREKQHLFDLSDRDRFFDSKTRSSIVYQILKRTRCTKAKYSMGITSLLANGVYMSAYPLHDGDIDGVNAESNDRKLLYEEWACYSVFYKYQPIGLIRKYFGEKIGLYFAWLGVYTQMLIPAAIIGVIVFLYGCATVDDNIPSMEICDPRNNITMCPLCDHACSYWELVTACGTARASHLFDNAATVIFSIFMALWAVLFMEHWKRRQMRLNYTWDLTGFGEEEQVENKDHNRAEYELRVMQKAMKQEQSNSKDEKVKLTCTDRMPAYLTTMVTMCFLIVLTFAIVFGVILYRISIKAALHMSNYPAARSNIRATVKTTAAIINLIIIIILDEIYGSIARWLTTLEVPKTDKSFEERLIFKAFILKFANAFTPIVYLAFFRGRLVGRPGKYLYVVGSYRMEECAHAGCLMELCIQLCITMLGKQLIQNNLFEIGIPKLKKLLRRRKSDLDSKQEEELNRTMQRYEKDHFLGPFVGLSPEYMEMIIQFGMVTLFVASFPLAPLFALLNNIIEIRLDAKKFVTELRRPIAVKAKDIGIWYNILRGLSKVAVIVNAFVISFTSDFIPRLVYQHMFSPDGTLHGFVNHSLSYFNVTDFQPGTEPVEPMHLGYKVEICRYKDYREPPWSSTPYQLSKDFWAILAARLAFVIVFQNVVMLMSDFVDWLIPDIPKDISVQMHKEKILMVEVFMKEEQGKRLAAQDNQNQDKCASPSSDNQSPPQPRSRPISHAN from the exons cCAATGAAGAAGCTTTATCTGGATGATGGCTCATCCCTGCATCCACATCTGGGCCCATACTTCTCTGATGGCCAGCGCCGGGTGGACTATGTGCTGGCATACGAGATTGAAAAGCCCAGCAGCATCCGACACCGGTCATCCAGGTTTTCTGGCAATAAATTCATCCAGCGGCTTCGGCGCAGCTTTAACAGGAGTAGCAGCCGAGCCGCGTTGCATCCAAAAGCAGATCCGGAGATTGCTGCTCAGGAGCAACGGACTGACTATCATGAAGATGACAAACGCTTCAGGCGGGAAGAGTTTGAGGAAAACCTGCTGGAGATGGGGCTGGAGCTGGAAAAGGATGAAagg AGTAAGATCCCTGAAATGGGCTTTGTGAAGATTCATGCTCCCTGGAATGTCCTGTGTCGTGAAGCAGAGTTCATGAAGCTCAAAATGCCAACAAAGAAG GTTTATGAAGTGAAACAAGGCAGCAATGTGGTGGAGAATGTCCGACAGTTCATTCACAAAGTCACAGCTCCTCTACACCCAAAAATCGAACCCAGTCGGccacaaaatgtcaaatctcTCTGTCACCCTTTctccagagagaagcagcattt ATTTGATCTTTCTGACAGGGACAGGTTCTTTGACAGCAAGACCAGGAGCTCAATA GTATATCAGATACTGAAGAGGACAAGATGCACCAAAGCCAAATACTCCATGG GGATCACCAGTCTGCTAGCCAATGGTGTCTACATGTCTGCATATCCTCTGCATGAT GGAGACATCGATGGGGTGAATGCAGAATCTAATGACAGGAAG CTGCTGTATGAAGAGTGGGCCTGTTACAGTGTCTTCTACAAGTACCAACCTATTGGACTCATCAG AAAGTATTTTGGAGAGAAGATTGGACTGTATTTTGCCTGGTTAGGGGTCTACACACAGATGCTGATCCCTGCAGCCATCATTGGAGTCATTGTGTTCCTCTATGGCTGTGCCACTGTTGATGATAACATACCCAG CATGGAGATTTGtgatcccaggaacaacatcacCATGTGCCCGCTGTGTGACCACGCCTGCAGTTACTGGGAGCTGGTGACAGCCTGTGGTACAGCCAGAGCCAGCCACCTGTTTGACAACGCAGCCACGGTCATCTTCTCCATATTCATGGCCCTCTGGG CGGTTCTCTTCATGGAGCACTGGAAGAGACGACAGATGCGACTCAACTACACCTGGGACCTGACAGGCTTcggagaggaggagcag GTGGAAAACAAG GACCACAACCGAGCAGAGTATGAACTTCGGGTCATGCAAAAGGCAATGAAACAAGAGCAGTCCAACTCTAAG gATGAGAAGGTGAAGCTGACGTGTACAGACCGAATGCCAGCTTACCTGACTACTATGGTCACGATGTGCTTCCTG ATTGTTTTGACTTTTGCCATAGTCTTTGGGGTCATCCTGTACCGGATTAGCATTAAAGCGGCACTGCACATGAGCAACTACCCTGCAGCGCGGTCCAACATCAGAGCCACTGTCAAAACCACCGCTGCCATCATcaacctcatcatcatcatcatcttagATGAAATTTACGGTTCCATTGCCCGCTGGCTCACCACACTGG AGGTTCCAAAGACAGACAAGAGTTTTGAAGAACGTCTCATCTTCAAAGCCTTTATCTTGAAGTTCGCCAATGCTTTCACACCAATTGTCTATTTGGCCTTTTTCAGGGGCAG GCTCGTTGGGCGGCCTGGAAAGTACTTGTATGTTGTGGGATCATACAGGATGGAAGAG TGTGCCCATGCGGGCTGCCTTATGGAGCTGTGCATCCAGTTGTGCATTACCATGCTGGGCAAGCAGCTCATCCAGAATAACCTGTTTGAGATTGGCATACC AAAGCTGAAGAAACTGCTCCGGAGGAGAAAGTCCGATTTGGACTcaaagcaggaggaggagctgaacaGAACAATGCAGCGCTATGAGAAAGACCACTTCCTGGGTCCATTTGTTGGCCTCAGCCCTGAGTACATGGAAATGA TCATCCAGTTTGGGATGGTAACTCTTTTCGTGGCTTCCTTCCCCCTGGCTCCACTCTTCGCTCTTTTGAATAACATCATCGAGATTCGCCTGGATGCCAAGAAGTTTGTCACGGAGCTGCGAAGGCCGATTGCAGTGAAAGCCAAAGACATTG GTATCTGGTACAACATCTTGAGAGGCCTCAGCAAGGTAGCGGTCATTGTTAAC GCCTTCGTCATCTCCTTCACTTCCGACTTCATTCCTCGGCTGGTCTACCAGCACATGTTCAGCCCTGACGGCACCCTGCACGGCTTTGTCAATCACAGTCTGTCGTACTTCAACGTCACTGACTTCCAGCCAGGCACAGAGCCTGTGGAGCCAATGCACCTTGGCTACAAGGTAGAAATATGCAG ATATAAGGACTACAGAGAGCCTCCCTGGTCCAGCACACCATATCAACTGTCTAAGGACTTCTGGGCCATTCTGGCAGCCCGCCTTGCCTTTGTTATTGTCTTTCAG AATGTGGTGATGCTTATGAGTGACTTTGTGGACTGGCTGATCCCAGACATCCCCAAGGACATCAGCGTCCAGATGCACAAGGAGAAGATCCTTATGGTGGAGGTCTTTATGAAGGAGGAGCAGGGCAAAAGGCTTGCAGCACAGGACAACCAAAACCAGGACAAGTGTGCTTCCCCCTCATCAGACAATCAGAGCCCACCACAGCCCCGTTCACGGCCCATCTCGCATGCTAACTGA